The stretch of DNA TTTCTGCAAAGACCATTGGACTTCTCTACCGGCATCGCTGGCAAGTGGAATTATTTTTCCGCTGGTTCAAATCGTTCGGCAACTTCGGCCACTTGATCAGCCACCAGCGCGAAGGCGTCTTGGCTCACCTGTACGTGACGATCATCGCTGTGCTGCTGATGTATCTGCACACAGGGTATCGCCCTAGCAAATACCTATTCGCATTGGTCAGCCAAGTGGCGGTCGGCGGCGCCACACTCGAAGAAATCCTGCCGATTCTCCAAGAGCGCGAACGCCAAAATGAACTGGCTCGCCAATCAGCCGCACGAAGGCGTGCGAAAAAAGGGCGGTGATTAAATCCAGGGCCGCAGTGCAAGCATTGCGACGCCCGCGCCCCCACATGCGCCGGCAACCCCCCCGAGTAGCCGGTAAAGCCGCGCCCCCCTATCCCAGCCCCCCCGCCAACACAAACACATATCAACAACTTGCCCCCAACCCATTTCCCGGACAGTATTGGGCTTCGGCAGTGCCCCTTAGGAACAACGGTATCGCCACCCAACCGCTTCCTCAAGACCATTATCCAATCAGCCCGCAGCCGACCATGGTCCGAGTTGCCAGATCAGTGTCCCGGTGGCCATTGCCAAGCAATAGTAGGCGAACCAATGCAACCGCATTGTCGCCACTGCTTTGAGAAGCAGTTTGAGCGCCACCACACCGACGACGAACGACGTCAGCGCGCCGGCGAGCAGTGCCGGCCATTGTGTGACCAGCATGGAAACGGCGGATTGGTCGGCCGACTCGAGCGACACCGCATCCATCAGCACTTTTAGCGCCGCTGCGGAGATGGCGGGAATGGCGATGAAAAATGAAAACGTGGCGGCGTCATTCCGCCGCAGCCCGCAGAGCATGCCCCCGGAGATTGTACTGCCTGACCGCGAGATGCCCGGCACCAGCGCCACCGCTTGAAACAGGCCGATCATGATCGCCTGCCAGGCGGTCATTTCTGCCAGTGGCTTTGCATCGGGCCGGTTGGCTGATTTTTGGCCGACCAACAACATCCCCGCTGTGGCGATCCATCCGATTGCCACCACCATGGGCGTCTCAAAAGCGCGGTCTAAGAGCGGCTTGAGCGTCAGCCCGGCAATCCCCAAGGGAATCGTTGCCAGCACGATGTACAGGCACAGGCGAAAGTCCTTCAGCAGGTTCCAGATCGCGCGGCGATAGACCACTAGAATGGAGAGCAGCGTGCCAAGGTGCAGCACCACATTGAGCACCAGATTCTCGTCGCTATGAGCAGTCGTCCCCATCCAGCGT from Symmachiella dynata encodes:
- a CDS encoding undecaprenyl-diphosphate phosphatase, whose translation is MFSPEFWQAVLLGVVQGIAEFLPISSSGHLVVLGPPVGRWMGTTAHSDENLVLNVVLHLGTLLSILVVYRRAIWNLLKDFRLCLYIVLATIPLGIAGLTLKPLLDRAFETPMVVAIGWIATAGMLLVGQKSANRPDAKPLAEMTAWQAIMIGLFQAVALVPGISRSGSTISGGMLCGLRRNDAATFSFFIAIPAISAAALKVLMDAVSLESADQSAVSMLVTQWPALLAGALTSFVVGVVALKLLLKAVATMRLHWFAYYCLAMATGTLIWQLGPWSAAG